From the genome of Nocardia sp. NBC_01503, one region includes:
- a CDS encoding SIS domain-containing protein has product MNPTRLGRLMEAEMRDQPRVLAALADRFTSIGAAVAALFAADTPRDAGPMAERLGGGGVASGSAPLPNGPVGVAFLARGSSDNAALLGRYAVELQTGLPTCLVAPSVATIYGREPVGFRGWLLIALSQSGRTPEIVDLTRRYAAAGAKVVAVTNDPDSALARAAHYTVALEAGPERAVPATKTVSGQMLAVLAIASGLGPGGMTRREAAELPAAAADLLADTAAVAPAAELIATVDRVAVVGRGACYPAALETALKLQETTGIMAHGFSSADFRHGPIAVTGPGAPAVLLAGSGPADTDTLALREPLAARYAPTVLAGTATEAPITWPARGHLGECVLATIRGQQLALAVARELGIDADHPSGLAKVTLTH; this is encoded by the coding sequence ATGAACCCGACCCGGCTCGGCCGCCTGATGGAAGCCGAGATGCGCGATCAGCCGCGGGTGCTCGCCGCGCTCGCCGACCGCTTCACCTCGATCGGCGCGGCCGTCGCGGCGCTCTTCGCCGCGGATACGCCGCGCGATGCCGGGCCGATGGCCGAACGGCTCGGCGGCGGTGGCGTCGCGAGCGGATCGGCGCCCCTGCCGAATGGACCTGTCGGCGTTGCGTTCCTGGCGCGCGGCTCCTCCGATAATGCCGCGCTGCTCGGGCGCTACGCGGTCGAGTTGCAGACCGGGCTCCCCACCTGTCTCGTCGCGCCGAGCGTGGCCACGATCTACGGTCGGGAGCCGGTCGGGTTCCGCGGCTGGCTGTTGATCGCGCTGTCGCAGTCCGGGCGGACACCGGAGATCGTGGACCTCACCCGGCGCTATGCGGCGGCGGGCGCGAAAGTCGTGGCGGTGACCAATGATCCGGACTCCGCACTGGCCCGGGCCGCGCATTACACGGTCGCGCTGGAGGCCGGACCCGAGCGCGCGGTGCCCGCGACCAAGACGGTCAGCGGTCAGATGCTGGCTGTCCTCGCCATCGCGTCCGGCCTCGGCCCCGGCGGGATGACCCGGCGGGAGGCCGCCGAATTGCCCGCGGCCGCAGCCGATCTGCTCGCCGATACCGCGGCCGTCGCACCCGCCGCGGAGCTCATAGCCACCGTCGATCGGGTGGCCGTGGTCGGCCGCGGCGCCTGCTATCCGGCCGCTTTGGAGACCGCGCTCAAACTTCAGGAGACCACCGGCATCATGGCGCACGGCTTCTCCAGCGCCGACTTCCGGCACGGGCCGATCGCGGTCACCGGTCCGGGCGCGCCCGCCGTCCTGCTCGCGGGCTCCGGCCCGGCCGATACCGACACCCTTGCGCTACGCGAACCACTCGCGGCCCGCTACGCCCCGACCGTGCTGGCGGGGACCGCGACCGAGGCCCCGATCACCTGGCCCGCACGCGGCCATCTCGGCGAATGCGTACTGGCCACCATTCGCGGTCAGCAGCTCGCCCTGGCCGTCGCACGCGAATTGGGGATCGATGCCGATCACCCGTCCGGACTGGCGAAAGTCACCCTCACGCACTGA
- a CDS encoding ROK family protein, which translates to MPHAASEFAVVGVDFGGTKTDIALADAHGTILLRERLDTRTDLGPDHILGRTAETVRRLEQAARAGHGLPVIGWAAVAPGVIRADGIQLTPNLPGWERLALSARLATEFGVPAVRVANDVKAAALAELRFGALRGIDTGIYVSLGTGIAAALIVGGRVISGAHQAAGEIGYMNPGSSPVGAVAAGRAPLEELVAGRGLGQRASARLGESVTSAELFRRTDPAAREFVRQSLQILATALGNLAVFVDPARIVIGGGMMAAAEVILPALTDMVASATAFAPELRAAHFLEDASLHGAVTLALDAENSTSPTRLTSAGGPR; encoded by the coding sequence ATGCCGCACGCAGCCAGCGAATTCGCCGTAGTGGGCGTCGATTTCGGCGGGACCAAGACCGATATCGCACTCGCCGACGCGCACGGCACGATCTTGCTCCGGGAACGCCTGGATACCCGGACCGACCTCGGCCCCGACCACATCCTGGGCCGCACCGCCGAGACCGTGCGACGACTCGAACAGGCCGCGCGTGCGGGGCATGGTCTGCCCGTCATCGGATGGGCGGCGGTCGCTCCCGGGGTTATCCGGGCCGACGGCATCCAGTTGACGCCCAACCTGCCGGGTTGGGAGCGGCTGGCGCTGTCGGCCCGGCTCGCGACCGAATTCGGTGTCCCCGCGGTGCGGGTCGCCAATGATGTGAAGGCAGCCGCACTGGCCGAACTGCGATTCGGCGCTTTGCGCGGGATCGATACCGGGATCTATGTCAGCCTCGGGACCGGAATCGCGGCGGCGCTGATTGTCGGCGGGCGGGTGATCTCCGGAGCGCACCAGGCCGCCGGGGAGATCGGGTATATGAATCCCGGGAGTTCTCCGGTCGGCGCGGTCGCCGCCGGACGCGCGCCGCTCGAGGAGCTGGTGGCCGGGCGCGGGCTCGGACAGCGCGCCTCGGCCCGACTCGGTGAATCCGTCACCAGCGCCGAACTCTTCCGCCGTACCGATCCGGCCGCGCGCGAGTTCGTACGGCAGAGTCTTCAGATCCTGGCCACGGCGCTGGGCAATCTCGCGGTATTCGTCGACCCGGCGCGCATTGTGATCGGCGGCGGGATGATGGCCGCCGCCGAGGTGATTCTCCCGGCGCTCACCGACATGGTCGCCTCGGCCACCGCCTTCGCACCCGAGCTCCGGGCCGCGCACTTTCTCGAGGACGCCTCGCTGCACGGTGCGGTGACCCTCGCCCTCGATGCCGAGAACAGCACTTCCCCAACCCGATTGACCAGCGCTGGAGGACCTCGATGA
- a CDS encoding APC family permease, whose product MSGPVRLPRRIGLFQATAINMSQMVGIGPFVTIPLMVAAFGGPHAVIGFLAGAILALVDGLVWAELGAAMPGAGGTYVYLKQAFQYRSGRLMPFLFVWTAMLFIPLIMSTGVQGLVQYLTYLWPSMSDTQGDIVGVAVVALVIVLLWRRVDSIGRITVVMWSVMIISVAAVILASFTHFHASMAFDWPDNAIDPGSNTFWLGFASGLTIGIYDYLGYNTSAYLGGELKEPGRVLPRSIIFAIIGVMSIYLLMQIGVLGVTNWKDMLDPDNVASRSVASAVLETTMGKGAAQVVTGLILITAFASVFTGLLGGSRVPFDAAHDRVFFKAFGRLHPKHQFPVLGLIAMGVVTAGGFLLARHIGTSAAHPPLTVLISLLTTVMVIVQALAQIAAVVVLRRRQPDLVRPYKMFLYPLPAIAAAIGWLVIYGYADKSNPGVHPIEWSIAWVGLGVIAFLIWARAEGVWPFGPKEIREEYLHPEPAGIVAD is encoded by the coding sequence ATGTCCGGTCCCGTCCGACTCCCTCGAAGAATCGGCCTCTTCCAGGCCACCGCCATCAATATGAGCCAGATGGTCGGCATCGGCCCGTTCGTGACCATTCCGCTCATGGTCGCCGCGTTCGGCGGCCCGCACGCCGTCATCGGCTTCCTCGCGGGCGCGATCCTCGCCCTCGTCGACGGCCTGGTCTGGGCCGAACTCGGCGCGGCCATGCCCGGCGCCGGTGGCACCTACGTCTATCTCAAGCAGGCGTTCCAATACCGATCCGGACGGCTCATGCCGTTCCTGTTCGTCTGGACCGCAATGCTTTTCATTCCATTGATCATGTCCACGGGCGTACAGGGGCTGGTGCAGTACCTGACCTACCTGTGGCCCTCCATGAGCGATACCCAGGGCGATATCGTCGGCGTCGCGGTGGTGGCGCTGGTGATCGTGCTGCTGTGGCGGCGGGTGGACAGCATCGGCAGGATCACCGTCGTCATGTGGTCGGTCATGATCATCTCGGTGGCCGCGGTCATCCTGGCCTCGTTCACGCACTTCCACGCGAGCATGGCCTTCGACTGGCCCGACAACGCCATCGATCCGGGCAGCAATACCTTCTGGCTGGGCTTCGCCTCCGGTCTGACCATCGGCATCTACGACTACCTCGGCTACAACACCTCCGCGTACCTCGGCGGTGAGTTGAAGGAGCCGGGCCGGGTGCTGCCGCGCTCGATCATCTTCGCCATCATCGGCGTCATGAGCATCTACCTGCTCATGCAGATCGGTGTACTGGGCGTGACCAATTGGAAGGACATGCTCGATCCGGACAATGTGGCATCGCGGTCGGTGGCCTCCGCGGTGCTGGAGACGACCATGGGCAAGGGTGCGGCGCAGGTCGTCACCGGGCTCATCCTGATCACCGCCTTCGCCTCGGTCTTCACCGGACTGCTCGGCGGCTCGCGGGTACCGTTCGACGCCGCGCATGATCGGGTGTTCTTCAAAGCCTTCGGCCGTCTGCACCCCAAGCATCAATTCCCGGTCTTGGGATTGATCGCCATGGGCGTGGTCACCGCGGGTGGTTTCCTGCTCGCCCGGCATATCGGAACCTCGGCCGCGCATCCGCCGCTGACGGTGCTGATCTCACTGCTCACCACCGTCATGGTGATCGTGCAGGCGCTCGCCCAGATCGCCGCGGTCGTCGTATTGCGCAGGCGGCAACCGGATCTCGTGCGCCCCTACAAGATGTTCCTGTACCCGCTGCCCGCCATCGCGGCCGCCATCGGCTGGCTGGTCATCTACGGCTACGCCGATAAGTCGAATCCGGGCGTACATCCCATCGAATGGTCCATCGCCTGGGTCGGATTGGGTGTCATCGCCTTCCTGATCTGGGCCCGCGCCGAGGGCGTCTGGCCGTTCGGCCCCAAGGAGATTCGGGAGGAGTACCTGCACCCCGAGCCCGCCGGCATCGTCGCCGACTGA
- a CDS encoding ROK family transcriptional regulator, whose protein sequence is MEEVPWNRQRLRSNNEWLLLEQLRNAGPASRAQLARDTGLSKPTVSSALATLLHNGLVRAMGTVAPERGRTAVLYEPDPTAGYVLGIDIGRANLRAALADLSGKVLARIDIANKARTATAVADIAVRAAERVCETAGVTADQVIHAALGSPGVFDPQDGRMHFAVNLPGWGRAGLLDTIRERLGGPELSVHNDANLAALGEYVFGAGRGSRLFVYVLIGTGLGVGIVSQGELFTGAHGAAGEVGFLPTTFGAPETESPRRGALEEAVSAEAVVKAARAQGMTGRLTAKRVFEQARAGHPIAANVVRQEGERVALVVAAVTAVLDPDVIALGGGLGHSADLYLDEVRAALQRSTPLRPQVASSELGDDAVLLGAIATALRIARPQVFDRRVQD, encoded by the coding sequence ATGGAAGAAGTCCCCTGGAATCGGCAACGCCTGCGCAGCAATAACGAGTGGTTACTGCTCGAACAGCTGCGCAATGCGGGCCCGGCGAGCCGCGCCCAACTCGCCAGGGACACCGGGCTTTCCAAGCCGACCGTGTCCAGTGCCCTTGCCACGCTGCTGCACAACGGCCTGGTTCGGGCGATGGGAACGGTGGCACCCGAACGCGGGCGCACCGCGGTGCTGTACGAACCCGACCCCACCGCCGGATATGTGCTCGGTATCGATATCGGCCGGGCCAACCTGCGCGCGGCCCTGGCCGATCTCTCCGGAAAAGTGCTGGCCCGCATCGATATCGCGAACAAGGCGCGCACCGCGACCGCCGTCGCCGATATCGCGGTGCGCGCCGCCGAGCGGGTGTGCGAGACCGCCGGGGTCACCGCCGATCAGGTGATCCACGCGGCGCTGGGCAGTCCCGGGGTCTTCGACCCGCAGGACGGGCGTATGCATTTCGCGGTGAACCTGCCCGGCTGGGGGCGGGCCGGACTGCTCGACACCATTCGCGAGCGGCTGGGCGGGCCGGAGCTCTCGGTGCACAATGACGCCAACCTCGCGGCGCTGGGCGAGTACGTCTTCGGTGCGGGCCGGGGCAGCCGGCTGTTCGTCTATGTGCTGATCGGTACCGGGCTCGGCGTCGGAATCGTCTCCCAGGGTGAGCTTTTCACCGGTGCGCACGGTGCGGCGGGTGAAGTCGGCTTCCTGCCCACGACATTCGGCGCGCCGGAGACCGAGTCGCCGCGTCGCGGCGCGCTCGAAGAGGCCGTCTCCGCCGAGGCCGTCGTCAAAGCCGCACGGGCACAGGGTATGACCGGACGACTCACGGCCAAGCGGGTCTTCGAACAGGCGCGCGCGGGCCATCCGATCGCCGCGAATGTCGTTCGGCAGGAAGGGGAACGGGTCGCCCTCGTGGTCGCCGCGGTCACCGCCGTGCTGGATCCCGATGTCATCGCCCTCGGCGGTGGTCTGGGGCACAGCGCCGATCTCTACCTCGATGAGGTGCGGGCCGCGCTGCAACGCTCCACGCCCTTGCGACCGCAGGTGGCGTCGAGCGAATTGGGTGATGACGCAGTACTTCTCGGCGCTATCGCAACCGCGCTGCGGATTGCCCGCCCGCAGGTTTTCGATCGCCGGGTGCAGGATTGA
- a CDS encoding DUF6882 domain-containing protein: MDTFSSELLSFARGYLGGGIEQYNSFMTQIQPGRTGCDLDTGLAWIGERRLARSGQLGTFAEDQTFMWAWAKPDLTGLPGTEHAVRLREIGAAQGIPEFTTELLDLGGFHDPKLAADHLGLIAQGVLGARGMTKFNHGGRAYTYLAIDDETVALAEPDPGTVATWLRVAADLLLGGGARAVIAGYARRHGLTVREIPGGNELALPRGYALRARIDERDNIVDATVVDATGATYRAAPVQRPRPPRQPFVPDDLLARLASAAAITMGLKRGLLDFADGLRELERTTPTWNPDNGCYGIAELPELALAAVELGCYERPAETWIWADNGWAGSAAVRRLAFEAGANHLAAERVSLTPAFKPENVVDLLTAAAVHLGGGVGWVHVPTDDGFRCLAVIDPRITPPGTDPDFAATIFEATANLLNPLTDVENRYRTMREMIVGYFEHFRVPTLYMGEPQLLMGHFGLYELRIEFGVDGALTRAYWGLQGQLGF; the protein is encoded by the coding sequence GTGGACACTTTCAGTAGCGAGTTGTTGTCCTTTGCGCGGGGGTATCTCGGCGGGGGAATCGAGCAGTACAACAGTTTCATGACCCAGATCCAGCCGGGTCGCACCGGCTGCGATCTCGATACCGGACTGGCCTGGATCGGTGAGCGCAGACTGGCGCGCTCCGGCCAGCTCGGCACCTTCGCCGAGGATCAGACCTTCATGTGGGCATGGGCCAAACCTGATCTGACCGGCCTGCCCGGTACCGAACATGCCGTGCGGCTACGGGAAATCGGTGCGGCACAGGGGATTCCGGAGTTCACCACGGAGCTGCTGGATCTGGGCGGCTTCCATGATCCGAAGCTGGCCGCCGATCACCTCGGATTGATCGCCCAGGGCGTACTCGGTGCGCGCGGGATGACCAAGTTCAATCACGGCGGGCGGGCATACACCTACCTCGCCATCGACGATGAGACGGTGGCGCTGGCCGAGCCCGATCCGGGGACGGTGGCGACCTGGCTACGGGTTGCCGCGGATCTGCTGCTCGGTGGCGGGGCGCGGGCCGTGATCGCGGGATACGCACGGCGCCACGGGCTCACGGTGCGGGAGATCCCGGGCGGCAATGAACTGGCGCTACCCCGCGGGTACGCACTGCGCGCGCGCATCGACGAGCGGGACAATATCGTCGACGCGACCGTGGTCGATGCGACGGGCGCGACCTATCGGGCCGCGCCGGTGCAGCGCCCGCGCCCGCCACGACAGCCGTTCGTACCGGATGACCTGCTGGCGCGGCTCGCGTCCGCGGCGGCGATCACCATGGGGCTCAAACGCGGACTGCTCGACTTCGCCGACGGGCTGCGCGAATTGGAGCGGACGACACCCACCTGGAATCCGGACAACGGCTGCTACGGCATTGCGGAGCTGCCCGAATTAGCCTTGGCCGCAGTGGAACTCGGCTGCTACGAGCGCCCCGCCGAGACCTGGATCTGGGCCGACAACGGTTGGGCGGGTAGTGCGGCGGTGCGGCGACTCGCCTTCGAGGCCGGTGCGAATCATCTTGCCGCCGAACGGGTATCGCTGACACCCGCGTTCAAGCCGGAGAATGTGGTCGACCTGCTCACCGCCGCGGCCGTGCACCTGGGCGGCGGGGTCGGGTGGGTGCACGTCCCCACCGACGACGGTTTCCGCTGCCTGGCCGTCATCGATCCGCGCATCACCCCGCCCGGTACCGATCCGGACTTCGCCGCGACCATCTTCGAGGCCACCGCGAACCTGCTCAATCCGCTCACCGATGTGGAGAACCGCTATCGCACCATGCGGGAGATGATCGTCGGCTACTTCGAGCACTTCCGCGTACCCACCCTGTACATGGGCGAACCGCAGCTGCTCATGGGCCACTTCGGGCTCTATGAGCTGCGTATCGAATTCGGCGTCGACGGTGCGCTGACCCGCGCGTACTGGGGCTTGCAGGGGCAACTCGGCTTCTGA
- a CDS encoding lipoprotein LpqH: protein MNTKSIRLTAAFAAAAAAALVVTGCSDDNSSSPATNSVTSATSAAPGTAAPTGGKSSASVDGKALDAKFDTTCAKQGGTLALALTDTGNATYGQLSVSATVTGDDTVQAVGIAGSKGGDNGMPYAVGYGNGVPGGSAEVVKNGNTYTVTGEGVGAPDMSNPMGGVKNSKFEIVFACASIVGS from the coding sequence ATGAACACCAAGTCGATTCGCCTGACCGCCGCCTTCGCCGCCGCCGCGGCCGCCGCCCTGGTCGTCACCGGGTGCAGTGACGACAACTCCAGCTCCCCCGCCACCAACTCCGTCACCTCGGCGACCTCGGCCGCCCCCGGCACCGCCGCCCCCACCGGCGGTAAGTCCAGCGCCTCGGTCGACGGTAAGGCCCTGGACGCCAAGTTCGACACCACCTGCGCGAAGCAGGGTGGCACCCTGGCGCTGGCGCTCACCGATACCGGTAACGCCACCTACGGTCAGCTCAGTGTGAGCGCGACGGTGACCGGCGACGACACCGTGCAGGCGGTCGGCATCGCCGGCTCCAAGGGTGGCGACAACGGCATGCCCTATGCGGTCGGCTACGGCAACGGCGTCCCCGGCGGCTCGGCCGAGGTCGTCAAGAACGGCAACACCTACACCGTCACCGGCGAGGGCGTCGGCGCACCGGATATGTCCAACCCGATGGGCGGGGTCAAGAACTCGAAGTTCGAGATCGTGTTCGCCTGCGCGAGCATCGTCGGCTCCTGA
- a CDS encoding tetratricopeptide repeat protein — MARGELSEALRIFEAATLSETGDIRVCAMVNAACVTDQLGDHARAAERFRAALAQMGPEAPRMRPTALINLSQALQLLGDLDGAQEALEQARELLSGEAAPLELRYACLVSLTAVALHRQQWARSIEIASESLDAATNFAPDQVGHSLMNLAAAHFETGRWELAEDFAGQALAAFAAAGDGDGVAETRQNLAVMLTRSGRFDEAEPLLTTSQDYFETSGHSHRAGIGWKVMGLIAEHRDQPDTAEVNYRRALQRFEESGAVVDAADVRTRLATVAFNAGRYDQGEAELATARTIYAERGLGLLCAQVDYWHAGLVEPLLEANPGLLAQAVDLAVPAALALDAVRYELPDGAQRETWNRRMADPAMRLAFRYAYLAGAAGLLADLIETACAGTTLDIDRLAGHPTRLPLDTLDPLEPLPSNPGPLNDALQLGNALAAVAARAGLPVALPPRVAVAPDGHIALAAGIAAAEQRYGRPLRDTRVVRS; from the coding sequence ATGGCGCGGGGAGAACTGAGTGAGGCGCTGCGGATCTTCGAGGCGGCGACGCTCAGCGAGACCGGCGATATTCGAGTGTGCGCCATGGTGAATGCCGCCTGCGTGACCGATCAGTTGGGTGACCACGCGCGGGCGGCCGAGCGGTTCCGGGCGGCGCTGGCGCAGATGGGGCCGGAGGCGCCGCGCATGCGGCCGACCGCGCTGATCAATCTGTCACAGGCGTTGCAGCTGCTGGGGGATCTGGATGGGGCGCAGGAGGCGCTGGAGCAGGCGCGCGAGTTGCTGTCCGGGGAGGCCGCGCCGCTGGAACTGCGGTATGCCTGCCTGGTTTCGCTGACCGCCGTGGCGCTGCACCGGCAGCAGTGGGCGCGCAGTATCGAGATTGCCAGTGAATCACTGGATGCCGCAACGAATTTCGCGCCGGATCAGGTCGGCCACTCGCTCATGAATCTGGCTGCCGCGCACTTCGAGACCGGCCGCTGGGAACTGGCGGAGGACTTCGCGGGGCAGGCCCTGGCCGCGTTCGCCGCGGCGGGAGATGGGGACGGTGTTGCCGAAACGCGGCAGAACTTGGCCGTAATGCTCACCCGCTCGGGGCGGTTCGACGAGGCGGAGCCGCTGCTCACCACCTCCCAGGACTATTTCGAGACCTCCGGACACTCGCACCGCGCCGGAATCGGCTGGAAGGTCATGGGTTTGATCGCCGAACACCGCGATCAACCCGATACCGCGGAGGTGAATTACCGCCGCGCCCTACAGCGATTCGAGGAGTCGGGTGCCGTCGTGGACGCCGCCGATGTGCGCACGCGCCTGGCCACGGTGGCGTTCAATGCCGGTCGATACGATCAGGGCGAAGCCGAATTGGCCACCGCCAGAACCATTTACGCCGAGCGCGGGCTGGGACTGCTCTGCGCCCAGGTCGACTACTGGCATGCCGGTCTGGTGGAGCCGCTGCTGGAGGCGAACCCGGGCCTGCTCGCGCAGGCGGTGGATCTGGCCGTCCCGGCGGCACTGGCCCTGGACGCCGTACGCTACGAACTCCCCGACGGCGCACAACGCGAAACCTGGAACCGCCGGATGGCGGACCCGGCCATGCGCCTGGCCTTTCGATACGCCTACCTCGCGGGTGCCGCCGGTCTGCTGGCTGATCTCATCGAAACCGCCTGTGCCGGAACCACGCTCGATATCGACCGGTTGGCAGGGCATCCCACCCGGCTGCCCCTGGACACCCTGGACCCACTCGAACCGTTGCCCTCGAACCCCGGCCCCTTGAACGACGCCCTGCAACTGGGCAACGCATTGGCCGCGGTAGCCGCCCGCGCGGGTCTGCCGGTCGCCCTGCCACCCCGGGTCGCCGTCGCTCCGGATGGCCATA